ATACTAAAAGCGGCAGTATCCGCAAATGCGAAGGCGGGAATGTGACAGGAGGCGCAGCTAATGGCCATTCCTTTTGATAGAATTGGATCAAAGAACAATTTTTCCCCGAGCTGTTCTTTTGTCAAAACTTCGTTTCCTTCTGTTTTAGGCTGAAAAGCAACAATAAATATAAATGCTACCAAACTCAGCAATACCATAAAGTATTTTTGTATCCTGAACATTGCTTTTTAGTAGATTAATTAACCTGAAAAGATTCTTCAAAAGGCACACAAATGCCATCTACGCTGCTGCACAGAAGTCCCTTGATCGTCCCTTTGACGATATAGTCTTTTTTTACCAGTTTGATTTTCTGTCTGAATTCTGCTTTTTCGGTGAAATAGGTATAAGCGACATCCCAGGTGGGGTCTGTTGTTTTTTTGGGTTTCACAGGAGTGATTTCGCCTACAAGTTTATATGCCTCGTTTTTTTCAAAAACGAATTGTGTAGGCAGCGGGCCAATATCGCCCTTAAAATCGGAAGAGTAAAGTTTCCAGTTTTCGTTAATATCGGCAGAAAATATTACTTCAACTTCCTGACCAGATGCCGCGGCAGTATTTGAAACGGTCACTTTCCATTTAGAGATATCCTTATCTTTTTGGCCAAAAGCCAGGGTTGAAAAGAATACAAAAACGATACTTAATATTGGGTACTTCATGTTACTGGATTTTTAATTTTCCCGTCATAACCCACTAATAATTAGTAGGTTTAAAATGACTAGCAAAAAATTTGATAAAGATTTAAACAACTGCAAAGAACATTTTAGTCCTTGCAGTTGTCTCAGAATACTTCGTACTTGTGGGGCAATCCAATATTATTTAGAGCCTTTCACCTCTGGGTTTGTGTTCAGAGATGTGAAAGTAGCCGGAACTGGTTCTGCAAGAAGTTCGTCAAGATCCTTGTTCCATTTTGCAACATAATCCTTAAAATACTGACCTGTTACTTCACCCGTATATCCCGTATGGATCTGGCGAACATCACCTTTGCGGTCGATCAAAATGGTTGTCGGGAAAGCCATCATGCGGTTTAGCGCAGGAAGTTTTTCAGAAGCCACTTTTTTGTCAGCAATACCTCCAAAAAGAATATCGTATTCGATACCATATTTCTTTTTCAGCGTACCCAATGTATATTTTGCGTATTCGAGATCGTCTTTTTGCTCAAAACCAATGGCAATTGCTTCTACCCCACGAGCCTTGTTTGCCTTGAACCATGGAGAAAGAAAAGCAGTCTGATCCGTACAATTCGGGCACCAGGTACCAACGATTTCTACTATTACCACTTTGCCTTTGTATTTGTCATCGCTCAATGAAACCTGTTTTCCGTTAAGATCAGGCAGCGTAAAATCAAGTTTGCTGTATCCTTCTTTCAAATGAGTCAATTTGTAAGGATCCGGCAAGGCAGCCTGGTCGTTTTTGCTTCCTTCAAATTTCGTGTTGTCATAAATTCCTGAGCTGATCACCCCTGTGATCGAGCCATCTTCATTTATCTTTCCTTTGTATACTCTTGGATTAGGACCAGAGAAATGTGACAATACAAATTCATCTCCCTGCACCACGCCTTCCAACTCGCGACTATCGCCCACAGTCGACATAATTACACCCGTCAGTCTGTTACCTTCCTGTTTCAGCAGGGCAACATTGTCAGGCATTTTGGCTTTACTCAAAACCTGTAAATCCCATTTTCCGGATAAATTATGTTTGGTAGGCTGCTCTTTTCCTTTTTCAACGAAACGATAATCCTTACCGTATTCAGCCGAAAATGGAAGGGAGCTTCCACGGAAACCAGGAACCAGACTTCTGTATTCTCCTGTGATCTTTCCGTCGGATTCGACGTTTGCTACAAGCGCCGCGTCGTAGGTATTCATTTTTACAAAAATTGAATCTCCAGAAAGTTTTGTCACTTTGAAATCGTCACGACGGGATCCGTTTAAAAGCGTAAGAATCGGATGATCCTTATCTTTCGCATTGTATTCGAAATTGAAAGGAATGTGCGTTTCGCTGATCACAAATTCTCCGCGCCAGATTCCCTGTTTCGGTGCCTTTGCTGCCGGGTTTTCAGCGGCATTTGCAAAACTGCTCAAAATGGTGACACCTGCAAAAGCCACCGCCTTCATCTGATTGTTGATTTTCATACAAATAGATTTTTTTAATAGAATAAAAAGTTAACTATATAGCCTTGCCGGAAAACAATCCGGAAGTACTCGCATGTGACCGGAAACATTTGCAGGATTTTTTCCGGTGTAAAAAGTTAACTAATCAAAGGTGGTTTTTAATCAGTTGTTGTTTTAACGTGCTGCAAATATATGGCAGGGAAAACATGATAACAATCAATTGTCTATTAATTTTATAGACTTTGTAGGATTAATTCGTTTTCGTACCACCAAATTGCTTGCAGGGAAGTTTTATCAGGCATACTTTTGCCCAAACTCTAAACAATAATTATGTCTTTACAAGATTCGACAAGTGCATCTTCCAAATGGAAGGTGTATGAAAAAGTTGCGCTCCGAACTGCGCTGATTTACGCCGTCATCAGTACAATTCCCTTTGCACCAGAATTTTACACACAGGATTTTGATGCAGGTTTTAATGTCAATTCTTACACGTTTCGCTGGTTTGATGCCATCTCTCAAAACAAGCCATGGTTCTTCGCAAGTCAGGAAGGGAAAAATTACACGGGATGGTTTATCACCGTTATAGTTTGTGCAATTGCCGGGTTTCTCTGGAATATTCTTGACAAAAAACGCAAGGATAACGAGCGCTTATACTACTGGTTTTATGTAGCAGCGCGTTATGGAATTGCTTTGAGAATGTCCTGGTTTGCCTGGGCGAAAGTATTTCCGGTGCAAATGCCCTTCCCTACCATCAGTCAGTTGAATACAAATCTGGGCGACTTCACGCCCGGCAAACTTTACTGGCTCACGACCGGTGTTTCTCCATTTTTTGAAGTGTTCGCAGGTGTGTTTGAATTGTTGGCAACGATCCTGATTTTATATAGACGAACCACAACGGCTGGTGCTTTGATGATGATAGCCATACTGGTTCCGATCTGGTTTGTAAATATTGGCTATGACGCCGGTGTCGAACTTACCAGTATGCATATTTTAAGTTTGTCGCTTCTGTTGTTGGTACGTGACAGCAAGAAATTTTACGAAATTCTTATTGAGCATAAAGCGGCGGCACTTACTTACATTCCTAAAATCGAGTTTTCGGTTGATTGGAAAAATAAGGCCAGGCTCATTTTAAAGTATGGTTTTATTTTGATCTTCATCGTTTATCGCGGGTTTGGTTATGGTAACCTTTATGCAAACGGAAAATCTTTTAAACTTCCGCTCGATAGTGGTCTTCCGGGAGTCAGTGGTATTTACAGCGTCTCGGATTTTAAAATAAATAACAAAACGATCCCTTACGAAGCTGGTGATACGGTACGCTGGCAAAATGTAATTTTTGAAAAATTCAACAGCATCAGTGTCAAAATTGATAAACCGTTTCAGGTGAATACAAAAAATTCGGTACGGACAACTGAGTTTTATGGTAGTATAGGGCGCTATTATTATGGTTATAAAGCTGATACAATAAACCATGTTTTCTCACTTTCCAACCGGGCAGACACGGCCAGTAAACTTGTTCTGCATTATGAACGTCCTGATAATAATCATTTTATCTTGTCAGGAATAAACGAGCATAAAGACTCAATTTTCGTGGTTTTGACAAAAATTGACAAGAAATATCCTTTGGAACAAAAGCGGAAATAGCCGGTATCAACAAAAATCATTTGGTGGCATTCTTCCCGATTTCTTTCAAAATAGTTTTAAAAAACTTTCACAATCCGAAAATCTTACCCTTACCTTTACATCGTCTTACAATGACACCCTCTCATATAAACCCGACAAAAAGATCAAAATTCAGATCTTTTTTAACTTCAATAAAAGTCCGGTAACCACCTTTCCGGCTTAATAAAATTCAAAACGCAAAATGCAATTTGAATGGCACTGAAATTCTAAATTAATTTCAAGCGAGCTAAAATAGTCAGATTGATGCGAAAATGTTTTTAGCAAAAATTATTAGTATACAAAAACGATAGGTTAAGTATTATTATATCACCTCATAACAAAACGTAATATGAAAACGATTTTATTCTCGCTGATTTTAATGACCGCTTCCGACTTAATATCTTTTACAAATCCAACGGATGCGATAAGGC
The nucleotide sequence above comes from Dyadobacter subterraneus. Encoded proteins:
- a CDS encoding protein-disulfide reductase DsbD domain-containing protein, with amino-acid sequence MKYPILSIVFVFFSTLAFGQKDKDISKWKVTVSNTAAASGQEVEVIFSADINENWKLYSSDFKGDIGPLPTQFVFEKNEAYKLVGEITPVKPKKTTDPTWDVAYTYFTEKAEFRQKIKLVKKDYIVKGTIKGLLCSSVDGICVPFEESFQVN
- a CDS encoding peroxiredoxin family protein, whose protein sequence is MKINNQMKAVAFAGVTILSSFANAAENPAAKAPKQGIWRGEFVISETHIPFNFEYNAKDKDHPILTLLNGSRRDDFKVTKLSGDSIFVKMNTYDAALVANVESDGKITGEYRSLVPGFRGSSLPFSAEYGKDYRFVEKGKEQPTKHNLSGKWDLQVLSKAKMPDNVALLKQEGNRLTGVIMSTVGDSRELEGVVQGDEFVLSHFSGPNPRVYKGKINEDGSITGVISSGIYDNTKFEGSKNDQAALPDPYKLTHLKEGYSKLDFTLPDLNGKQVSLSDDKYKGKVVIVEIVGTWCPNCTDQTAFLSPWFKANKARGVEAIAIGFEQKDDLEYAKYTLGTLKKKYGIEYDILFGGIADKKVASEKLPALNRMMAFPTTILIDRKGDVRQIHTGYTGEVTGQYFKDYVAKWNKDLDELLAEPVPATFTSLNTNPEVKGSK